One window from the genome of Cyprinus carpio isolate SPL01 chromosome B1, ASM1834038v1, whole genome shotgun sequence encodes:
- the LOC109070388 gene encoding protocadherin-10-like isoform X3 has translation MILIFLFFSILDGGLSQLHFSVPEEQERGTVVGNIAEDLGLDITKLSARRFQTVPSSRTPYLEVNLENGALVVNERIDREEICRQTVPCLLHLEVFLENPLELFRVEIEVMDINDNPPSFPETDITVEITESATPGTRFPVENAFDPDVGTNALSTYAITTNNYFYLDVQTQGDGNRFAELVLDKPLDREQQAVHRYVLTAVDGGQPQKTGTALLVVKVLDSNDNAPTFDQSVYSVSLRENSPVGTLVIQLNATDMDEDQNGEIVYSLSSHNPPRIRDLFNIDSRTGRIEVTGEVDYEESSTHQIYVQAKDMGPNAVPAHCKVLVKLIDVNDNTPEISFSTVTESVSEQAAPGTVIALLSVTDRDSGENGQMTCELHGEVPFKLKSSFKNYYTIVTDGPLDREKAESYTLTVVAKDKGVPSLSTSKSIKVHVSDENDNAPRFMQSVYDVYVTENNVPGAYIYAVSAVDPDVGQNAYVTYSILECEIQGMSILTYVSINSENGYLYALRSFDYEQIKEFSFMVHAKDSGAPELTANATVNVIIVDQNDNAPSIIAPLGKNGTAREHLPRSAEPGYLVTRIVATDADDGENARLSYSILRGNELGMFRMDWRTGELRTARRVSSKRDPPHPYDLLIEVRDHGQPPLSSSASINVVLVDSIVEGRSGDRGSVKSKEGSLDLTLILIIALGSVSFIFLLAMIVLAVRCQKEKKLNIYTCMAGDSCCQCCSRQARGRKKKLSKSDIMLVQSTNVASTAQVPVEESGSFGSHHQNQNYCYQVCLTPESAKTDLMFLKPCSPSRSTDTEHNPCGAIVTGYADQQPDIISNGSILSSETKHQRTELSYLVDRPRRVNSSAFQEADIVSSKDSGHGDSEQGDSDHDATNRGHTAGADLFSNCTEECKALGHSDRCWMPSFMPGDNRQGADYRSNLHVPGMDAVPDTEHAKGFPSTFRVDIPEKASVGRLKQIKSDAIR, from the exons ATGATTTtgatatttctctttttctctatcTTGGATGGAGGGTTATCGCAGCTGCACTTCTCGGTACCGGAGGAGCAGGAGCGCGGGACGGTTGTGGGAAATATCGCCGAAGATCTGGGGCTGGACATCACCAAACTTTCCGCGCGCCGTTTCCAGACCGTGCCTAGCTCGCGCACGCCGTACCTGGAGGTCAACTTGGAGAACGGAGCTCTGGTGGTGAACGAGCGCATCGACAGAGAGGAGATATGTCGTCAGACCGTCCCGTGCCTCCTGCACCTCGAAGTGTTTTTGGAGAACCCGCTCGAGCTGTTCCGCGTCGAGATCGAGGTCATGGATATTAACGACAATCCGCCGAGTTTCCCAGAAACGGACATCACCGTGGAGATCACCGAGAGCGCCACACCGGGCACCCGCTTCCCGGTGGAGAACGCCTTCGACCCTGACGTGGGGACTAATGCCTTGAGCACATACGCCATCACCACTAACAACTACTTTTATTTGGACGTACAGACGCAAGGCGACGGCAACCGCTTCGCGGAGCTCGTGCTGGATAAGCCCCTGGACCGAGAGCAGCAGGCGGTGCACAGGTACGTGCTCACCGCCGTGGACGGAGGGCAGCCGCAGAAGACCGGCACCGCACTGCTAGTGGTTAAAGTGCTGGACTCCAACGACAACGCGCCCACGTTCGATCAATCCGTTTACTCTGTGAGCTTGCGCGAGAACTCCCCAGTTGGCACGCTCGTTATTCAGCTCAACGCCACTGATATGGACGAGGACCAGAACGGAGAGATTGTTTACTCTCTAAGTAGTCACAATCCGCCGCGCATTCGGGATCTGTTTAACATCGACTCGCGCACCGGGAGGATTGAAGTGACCGGTGAGGTGGATTACGAGGAGAGCAGCACGCATCAGATCTACGTGCAGGCTAAAGACATGGGACCGAACGCCGTGCCCGCGCACTGCAAAGTTCTGGTCAAACTCATCGACGTGAACGACAACACGCCGGAGATTAGTTTCAGCACGGTCACGGAGTCGGTAAGTGAGCAGGCTGCCCCGGGCACAGTGATCGCTCTGCTGAGCGTCACGGACCGTGACTCCGGCGAGAACGGACAGATGACCTGCGAGCTGCACGGTGAGGTTCCGTTCAAACTCAAGTCGTCTTTCAAAAACTATTACACGATCGTCACGGACGGTCCGCTGGACCGTGAGAAAGCGGAGTCTTACACGCTCACGGTGGTCGCCAAAGACAAGGGGGTGCCGTCTCTCTCCACAAGCAAGTCCATCAAAGTGCACGTCTCGGACGAAAACGACAACGCGCCGAGATTCATGCAGTCAGTTTACGACGTGTACGTGACGGAGAATAACGTCCCGGGCGCTTACATTTACGCGGTGAGTGCCGTGGATCCTGATGTTGGACAGAACGCCTATGTCACTTACTCCATATTGGAGTGCGAAATACAGGGTATGTCAATCTTAACCTACGTGTCAATCAACTCTGAGAACGGCTACTTGTACGCGCTGCGCTCTTTTGATTACGAGCAAATAAAAGAGTTCAGTTTTATGGTGCACGCCAAAGACTCCGGCGCGCCCGAGTTAACAGCCAACGCCACCGTTAATGTCATTATAGTGGACCAGAACGACAACGCCCCCTCTATAATCGCGCCTCTGGGCAAAAACGGCACCGCGAGGGAACATCTGCCCCGTTCAGCCGAGCCGGGATACCTGGTGACCCGTATTGTGGCCACGGATGCGGATGACGGTGAGAACGCGCGCCTGTCGTACAGCATCCTACGAGGAAACGAGCTCGGGATGTTCCGGATGGACTGGAGAACCGGTGAGCTACGTACCGCGCGCCGGGTATCCAGCAAACGGGACCCGCCGCACCCGTACGACCTGTTGATCGAGGTGCGCGACCACGGGCAGCCGCCACTCTCGTCCTCTGCGAGCATCAACGTAGTGCTGGTGGACAGCATAGTGGAGGGCCGGAGCGGCGATCGGGGGTCAGTCAAGTCCAAAGAGGGCTCGCTGGACCTCACGCTCATCCTCATCATCGCGCTCGGCTCCGTGTCCTTCATCTTCCTCCTCGCAATGATCGTGCTGGCGGTGCGCTGTCAGAAGGAAAAGAAACTGAACATATACACGTGCATGGCCGGAGACTCGTGCTGTCAGTGCTGCAGTCGCCAAGCGCGCGGGCGCAAGAAGAAGCTCAGTAAATCGGACATCATGCTCGTCCAGAGCACTAACGTGGCCAGTACCGCACAGGTGCCTGTGGAGGAGTCAGGCAGCTTCGGCTCGCACCACCAGAACCAGAACTACTGCTACCAGGTGTGCCTGACTCCGGAGTCTGCCAAAACCGACTTGATGTTCCTTAAACCGTGCAGCCCATCCCGaagcacagacacagagcacaaCCCGTGCGGGGCTATCGTTACCGGATACGCGGATCAGCAACCAGATATCATCTCAAACGGGAGCATTTTATCCAGCGAg ACCAAGCACCAGAGAACTGAGCTCAGCTACCTGGTGGATAGGCCCCGTCGTGTTAACAG TTCAGCGTTTCAAGAGGCAGATATCGTCAGCTCTAAAGACAGTGGACATGGAGATAGCGAGCAGGGAGACAGCGACCATGACGCCACCAACCGGGGCCACACAGCAG GAGCTGATCTTTTTTCCAACTGCACTGAAGAGTGCAAGGCTCTGGGTCACTCCGACCGTTGCTGGATGCCCTCCTTCATGCCTGGCGACAATCGTCAGGGCGCCGATTACCGTAGCAACCTGCACGTCCCGGGAATGGACGCGGTGCCGGACACTGAG